A stretch of Mus caroli chromosome 5, CAROLI_EIJ_v1.1, whole genome shotgun sequence DNA encodes these proteins:
- the Tpst2 gene encoding protein-tyrosine sulfotransferase 2 produces the protein MRRAPWLGLRPWLGMRLSVRKVLLAAGCALALVLAVQLGQQVLECRAVLGGTRNPRRMRPEQEELVMLGADHVEYRYGKAMPLIFVGGVPRSGTTLMRAMLDAHPEVRCGEETRIIPRVLAMRQAWTKSGREKLRLDEAGVTDEVLDAAMQAFILEVIAKHGEPARVLCNKDPFTLKSSVYLARLFPNSKFLLMVRDGRASVHSMITRKVTIAGFDLSSYRDCLTKWNKAIEVMYAQCMEVGRDKCLPVYYEQLVLHPRRSLKRILDFLGIAWSDTVLHHEDLIGKPGGVSLSKIERSTDQVIKPVNLEALSKWTGHIPRDVVRDMAQIAPMLARLGYDPYANPPNYGNPDPIVINNTHRVLKGDYKTPANLKGYFQVNQNSTSPHLGSS, from the exons ATGAGGCGGGCCCCCTGGCTGGGCCTGCGACCCTGGCTGGGCATGCGCCTGTCGGTGCGTAAGGTGCTGCTGGCCGCCGGCTGTGCTCTGGCCCTGGTGCTCGCTGTGCAGCTTGGGCAGCAAGTACTGGAGTGCCGGGCGGTGCTCGGGGGCACACGGAACCCACGGAGGATGCGGCCGGAGCAGGAGGAACTGGTGATGCTCGGCGCCGACCACGTGGAATACCGCTACGGCAAGGCCATGCCACTCATCTTCGTGGGCGGCGTGCCACGCAGCGGCACCACGCTCATGCGCGCCATGTTGGACGCACACCCGGAGGTGCGCTGTGGGGAGGAGACGCGCATCATCCCTCGTGTGCTGGCCATGCGGCAGGCCTGGACCAAGTCTGGCCGTGAGAAGCTGCGGCTGGATGAGGCAGGTGTGACAGATGAGGTGCTGGATGCGGCCATGCAGGCCTTCATTCTGGAGGTGATCGCCAAGCACGGAGAGCCAGCCCGCGTGCTGTGTAACAAGGACCCCTTCACACTGAAGTCATCCGTCTACCTGGCACGCCTGTTCCCCAACTCCAAATTCCTGCTAATGGTGCGTGACGGCCGGGCGTCCGTGCACTCCATGATCACGCGCAAGGTCACCATCGCCGGCTTTGACCTCAGCAGCTACCGAGACTGCCTCACCAAGTGGAACAAGGCCATCGAGGTGATGTACGCACAGTGCATGGAGGTGGGCAGGGACAAGTGCCTGCCCGTGTACTACGAGCAGTTGGTGCTGCACCCCCGGCGCTCACTCAAACGCATCCTGGACTTCTTGGGCATCGCCTGGAGTGACACAGTCCTGCACCACGAGGACCTCATTGGCAAGCCTGGGGGCGTCTCCTTGTCCAA GATTGAGCGGTCCACGGACCAGGTCATCAAACCGGTGAACTTGGAAGCTCTCTCCAAGTGGACTGGCCACATCCCTAGAGATGTGGTGAGGGATATGGCTCAGATTGCCCCCATGCTGGCCCGGCTTGGCTATGACCCATATGCGAATCCGCCCAACTACGGGAACCCCGACCCCATTGTTATCAACAACACACACCGG